One window of Terriglobia bacterium genomic DNA carries:
- a CDS encoding ATP-binding cassette domain-containing protein → MGTNKLAGEGPVISVVDLRVSYGDREILHGISFDVLRGETLVVLGGSGSGKSTLLRTLMGLEKPSGGEVWIKGVNIAQASERELDGIRKKMGVSFQGGALFGSMTVGENVALPLTEHTRLEDSTIEIMVRIKLEQVGLASFEDYMPSELSGGMKKRAAMARALAMDPDLLLFDEPSAGLDPIIAAGIDELILEMKQAYSMSMVVVTHELASAFLIADRLLLIDRGNIIAIGNKEEVKASTNPRVRQFLDRVPEPQVEDELNYLQVLTRNIKERK, encoded by the coding sequence ATGGGCACAAATAAACTGGCCGGCGAGGGTCCCGTTATTTCCGTCGTGGATCTCCGCGTCAGTTACGGCGACAGGGAGATTCTGCACGGCATCAGCTTCGATGTTTTGCGGGGTGAAACCCTGGTGGTCCTGGGAGGTTCCGGCTCAGGGAAGAGCACCCTGCTTCGGACGCTGATGGGGCTCGAGAAACCGAGCGGCGGCGAAGTCTGGATCAAAGGAGTGAACATCGCGCAGGCTTCGGAAAGAGAACTGGACGGCATTCGGAAGAAGATGGGCGTCTCTTTCCAGGGTGGCGCTCTTTTCGGCTCGATGACGGTCGGCGAGAATGTTGCTCTGCCGCTCACCGAGCACACACGCCTGGAAGACTCCACCATCGAGATCATGGTGCGGATCAAGCTGGAACAGGTGGGCCTGGCAAGCTTTGAGGACTATATGCCTTCCGAGCTGAGTGGAGGCATGAAGAAGCGCGCGGCGATGGCTCGCGCCCTGGCCATGGACCCGGACCTGCTGCTGTTTGACGAGCCTTCGGCGGGACTTGACCCCATCATCGCGGCTGGCATTGACGAGTTGATTCTGGAGATGAAGCAAGCCTACTCGATGTCGATGGTGGTGGTGACGCACGAACTGGCCAGCGCGTTCCTGATTGCGGACCGCCTGCTTTTGATCGATCGCGGCAACATCATTGCCATCGGCAACAAAGAAGAAGTGAAGGCCAGCACCAACCCGCGCGTGCGCCAGTTTCTGGACCGGGTGCCAGAACCACAGGTTGAGGACGAGCTCAATTACCTCCAGGTGCTGACACGAAACATCAAGGAGCGGAAATGA
- a CDS encoding MlaD family protein — translation MNSRREWAEQVWVGLFVLIAAGLLVAAALAVSGAFGSGNVPHRAYFKFAGGIEPGAAVRFGGMKAGAVQAVRVDPQDPTRIEVDFTVSPDIPLKTDSVAKVTSLGPLGDNYVELSTGTRKAPKAPPGSVIPSAPTFNFNDLGEMIAEIDPMVQQTLEKLNQRLDELQVTVARADDLLSDRNRASISASLGAVNSMLAEDRPKVSATLNNVQSASAQLKPLLDDLKKTMGQANDALNNINAVVLENRQDLRGSVKELRQTLLTASAVMDHLNETLDYNSDNIDEIMANVRAATQKLKELTSKLERRPYTLIRADRSKERKPGGK, via the coding sequence ATGAATTCGCGACGGGAGTGGGCGGAACAGGTATGGGTGGGACTCTTTGTCCTGATCGCCGCCGGCCTGCTGGTCGCCGCCGCGCTCGCCGTCTCCGGGGCTTTTGGCAGCGGCAACGTTCCGCATCGGGCGTATTTCAAATTTGCGGGAGGGATCGAACCAGGCGCCGCAGTGCGGTTTGGAGGCATGAAAGCCGGGGCGGTGCAGGCGGTCCGGGTCGACCCGCAGGACCCAACACGCATCGAAGTCGATTTCACCGTCAGCCCGGATATCCCGTTAAAAACCGACAGCGTGGCAAAGGTCACCAGCCTCGGACCGCTGGGCGACAATTATGTGGAACTCAGCACCGGCACACGCAAGGCGCCGAAAGCCCCGCCGGGCAGCGTCATTCCATCGGCGCCCACCTTTAATTTTAACGATCTTGGTGAAATGATTGCCGAGATCGATCCCATGGTACAGCAGACGCTCGAAAAGCTGAACCAACGCCTCGATGAGCTCCAGGTGACGGTGGCCCGCGCCGACGATTTGTTGAGCGACAGGAACCGGGCCAGCATCAGCGCCTCGCTCGGCGCCGTCAATTCCATGCTCGCCGAGGACCGCCCCAAGGTTTCCGCCACGCTGAACAATGTTCAATCCGCCAGCGCCCAGCTCAAGCCGTTGCTGGATGACCTGAAGAAGACGATGGGCCAGGCAAACGATGCGCTGAACAACATCAATGCCGTGGTCCTTGAAAACCGGCAGGATTTGCGCGGCTCTGTCAAGGAGCTTCGACAGACGCTTTTGACCGCCTCAGCCGTGATGGACCACCTGAATGAAACACTCGACTACAACTCCGACAACATTGACGAGATCATGGCGAACGTCCGGGCGGCAACCCAAAAGCTCAAGGAGTTGACCAGCAAGCTGGAACGGCGTCCGTATACCCTGATTCGCGCCGACAGGTCGAAAGAGCGCAAGCCCGGTGGGAAATAG
- a CDS encoding PqiC family protein, with product MIHFALLALAAAALSSCLGGKVIKYYTAGLPPAPEPAASTLPVSLLIGHIGAPEVLEDQPIVYRSGPNEIGIYEYHQWAEPPTQMVKTILIRRLRASRRYQSIAQVGSSAQGEFLLRGRLYNFEEVDQAGGISALVSMEFELVDRSTRKTVWDHVYTRTTPVQGKGIPDVVAALDRNLEQGLTEVESGLDAYFSAHPPNKS from the coding sequence ATGATCCATTTCGCCCTGCTGGCACTGGCCGCGGCGGCCCTGAGCAGTTGCCTTGGAGGAAAGGTCATCAAGTACTACACCGCAGGGCTTCCGCCCGCGCCTGAACCGGCCGCCAGCACCCTGCCCGTCAGTCTGCTGATCGGCCACATCGGCGCTCCTGAGGTTCTGGAAGACCAGCCGATCGTTTATCGTTCCGGGCCGAACGAGATCGGCATCTACGAGTACCACCAGTGGGCCGAGCCTCCCACGCAGATGGTCAAGACCATTCTGATTCGCCGTCTTCGGGCCTCCCGCAGATACCAGTCGATAGCCCAGGTGGGTAGTTCAGCCCAGGGAGAATTTCTGCTGCGAGGCAGACTTTACAATTTCGAGGAGGTTGACCAGGCCGGAGGGATCTCGGCGCTGGTGTCGATGGAGTTTGAACTGGTTGACCGCAGCACCCGCAAGACCGTGTGGGACCATGTGTACACGCGCACCACGCCGGTGCAGGGAAAGGGAATACCGGATGTGGTGGCGGCGCTCGATCGCAACCTCGAACAGGGCCTCACTGAGGTTGAGTCCGGCCTGGACGCCTACTTTTCTGCCCACCCTCCCAATAAATCCTGA
- a CDS encoding CPBP family intramembrane glutamic endopeptidase, with protein sequence MMTHVIDGESGIRHLLARMRRFRLGGRWYLALLIPPVTIIAVLTVLARYDSPVFAHGRYLLGATFGIAAAFFEEIGWTGFAFPKMRRAGHALGPAILLGLLWSCWHLPVISYLGTTAPHVHYWLLYFLAFGSTMTAMRVLISWVYSNTESLALAQLLHLSSTGSLVVLSPPRVSPAQEVFWYVVYGAALWVIVGFVTLAFGKGLAGRKTSGLSNSNP encoded by the coding sequence ATGATGACGCACGTCATTGATGGAGAATCAGGTATCCGGCATCTTTTGGCGCGCATGCGGAGATTTCGGCTCGGCGGTCGCTGGTATCTGGCGCTGTTGATCCCGCCGGTCACGATTATTGCCGTACTCACGGTGCTTGCGCGATATGACTCGCCGGTTTTCGCCCACGGACGGTACCTCCTCGGCGCGACCTTCGGGATAGCCGCCGCTTTTTTCGAAGAGATCGGATGGACTGGCTTTGCGTTCCCGAAAATGCGCAGGGCCGGCCATGCCTTGGGCCCGGCAATCCTGTTGGGGCTGCTGTGGAGCTGCTGGCACCTGCCCGTGATCAGCTACCTCGGAACCACCGCGCCGCATGTCCATTACTGGCTGCTTTATTTTCTGGCGTTTGGTTCCACGATGACAGCGATGCGCGTGCTTATCTCGTGGGTCTACTCAAACACGGAAAGCCTTGCGTTAGCGCAGTTGCTTCATTTGAGTTCAACCGGGAGCCTTGTAGTGCTTAGCCCTCCGCGTGTATCGCCAGCGCAGGAGGTGTTCTGGTACGTGGTCTATGGGGCGGCCCTTTGGGTCATTGTGGGGTTTGTCACTCTCGCCTTCGGAAAGGGTCTGGCAGGCCGAAAAACTTCAGGCCTCTCGAATTCCAACCCGTGA